Proteins encoded by one window of Blautia luti:
- a CDS encoding glycosyltransferase family 2 protein: protein MLLSIVIPCYRSAHTISKVVEMSMEVIDKIEGLDCEFVLVNDCSPDNTYEAIQALAEKYPNVKGIDLAKNFGQHNAIMAGMHQAQGDYIMGMDDDMQTHPSQIPAFIEKMNEGYDVVFGIYKKRKFGFLKNLTSKIASFIVWHMVERPKGLEASNFWCCRKYVRDEIVQYTGYNLYLQILFYRTTRHIANIEIEHFSREEGSSNYNFKKAFRLFMSFMNYTVIPLRIAEVMGTLFSIAGFIGAIAVFIQKMIRPDMAVGWSSLMCAMLLFFGITFLILGVLGEYVGKLILNQNKTPQFVIRETVNIDKKAKEQKEND, encoded by the coding sequence ATGCTATTATCCATAGTGATCCCATGCTACAGATCTGCCCATACTATCAGTAAGGTGGTAGAGATGAGCATGGAAGTGATCGATAAAATAGAAGGGCTGGACTGTGAATTCGTGCTGGTCAATGACTGCTCCCCGGATAACACTTATGAGGCTATCCAGGCACTGGCAGAGAAATATCCCAATGTGAAGGGAATCGACCTGGCGAAGAATTTCGGACAGCACAATGCTATCATGGCGGGAATGCATCAGGCCCAGGGAGATTATATCATGGGAATGGACGATGACATGCAGACCCACCCGTCCCAGATCCCTGCCTTTATTGAGAAAATGAACGAAGGCTATGATGTGGTTTTCGGTATCTATAAGAAGAGAAAATTTGGTTTTCTGAAAAATCTCACAAGCAAGATCGCATCCTTTATCGTGTGGCATATGGTGGAGCGTCCCAAGGGACTGGAAGCCAGCAATTTCTGGTGCTGCAGGAAGTATGTGAGGGATGAGATCGTACAGTATACAGGATATAATCTGTATCTGCAGATTTTGTTTTATCGGACTACACGACATATCGCGAATATTGAGATCGAGCATTTCTCCAGGGAAGAGGGAAGCTCCAATTATAATTTCAAAAAAGCATTCCGGCTGTTTATGTCCTTTATGAATTATACAGTGATCCCTCTTCGGATCGCGGAGGTGATGGGCACACTGTTTTCCATTGCAGGATTTATCGGCGCCATTGCAGTCTTTATACAGAAAATGATCCGGCCGGATATGGCTGTGGGATGGAGTTCCCTGATGTGTGCCATGCTCCTGTTCTTCGGAATTACTTTCCTGATTCTGGGAGTGCTGGGGGAATATGTGGGCAAGCTGATCCTGAACCAGAATAAGACTCCGCAGTTCGTGATCAGGGAAACTGTAAACATAGATAAGAAAGCAAAGGAACAAAAAGAGAATGATTGA
- a CDS encoding EamA family transporter codes for MNSLQISICILILSVFIASVSQILLKISANKTYSSRIREYLNVYVIFGYGLLFLSTLLTMIALKRVPLSWSPVVESSSYIFVSVMGYLVLKERFTKKKMTGLLVILIGILVFSL; via the coding sequence ATGAATAGTTTACAGATTTCCATATGCATCCTGATCCTGTCCGTATTTATCGCGTCTGTATCCCAGATCCTGCTGAAAATATCTGCAAATAAGACTTATTCCTCCAGGATCAGGGAATATCTGAATGTTTACGTAATCTTCGGATACGGACTTTTATTTCTCTCTACACTGCTCACCATGATCGCACTGAAAAGAGTGCCTTTGTCCTGGTCACCTGTAGTGGAATCCAGCAGCTACATTTTTGTATCTGTAATGGGATATCTGGTGCTGAAAGAGAGATTTACGAAAAAGAAAATGACGGGACTGCTGGTGATCCTTATCGGGATTCTGGTATTTTCCCTTTAA
- the rfbC gene encoding dTDP-4-dehydrorhamnose 3,5-epimerase, producing the protein MGKIKVTECGGIKGLKVVEPTVFGDARGYFMETYNYNDFKEAGIDVEFVQDNQSSSHKGVLRGLHFQINYPQDKLVRVVNGEVFDVAVDLREGSETYGKWFGVVLSAENKKQFFIPKGFAHGFLVLSEHAEFVYKCSDFYHPNDEGGLIWNDPDIGVEWPIPEGMELSFSDKDTKWGSFKDYRK; encoded by the coding sequence ATGGGAAAAATAAAAGTTACAGAATGTGGCGGAATTAAAGGATTAAAAGTAGTAGAGCCAACAGTCTTCGGAGATGCAAGAGGCTACTTTATGGAAACTTATAACTACAATGATTTCAAAGAAGCAGGAATTGATGTGGAATTCGTACAGGATAATCAGTCCAGCTCCCATAAAGGGGTTCTCCGTGGACTTCATTTCCAGATCAATTATCCGCAGGATAAACTGGTACGTGTAGTAAACGGTGAGGTATTTGACGTTGCAGTGGACCTTCGTGAAGGATCTGAGACTTACGGCAAATGGTTCGGAGTTGTTCTCTCCGCAGAGAACAAGAAACAGTTCTTTATTCCTAAGGGATTCGCACATGGATTCCTGGTACTTTCCGAACATGCGGAATTCGTTTACAAATGCTCTGATTTCTATCACCCGAACGATGAGGGCGGACTGATCTGGAATGACCCGGATATCGGAGTAGAATGGCCGATCCCGGAGGGAATGGAATTAAGCTTCTCAGATAAAGATACCAAATGGGGAAGCTTCAAGGATTACCGCAAATAG
- a CDS encoding ABC transporter permease — protein sequence MKTIFSLPMDIYKNRRLVAKLAKNDFKTRYAGSYLGIVWAFIQPVITILVYWFVFSVGFRSGTGDLGVPFVLYLVAGIVPWFFFQDALIGGTNSMLEYNYLVKKVVFNISVLPVVKIISAMFVHVFFVLFTIILYAAYGRMPDIYYLQLIYYTGCVFILVLGLSYATSAIVIFFRDLTQIINIILQVGVWLTPIMWIVETSPLQGHPVIMKILKLNPMYYIVSGYRDTFLMKTWFFQHAGWTAYFWVFTILCFLFGSWVFKRLRIHFADVL from the coding sequence TTGAAGACGATTTTTTCTTTACCCATGGACATTTACAAAAACAGACGGCTTGTGGCGAAGCTGGCGAAAAATGACTTCAAAACAAGATATGCAGGTTCGTATCTGGGAATCGTATGGGCATTTATCCAGCCTGTTATCACCATTCTGGTATACTGGTTTGTTTTCTCAGTAGGATTCCGTTCAGGAACCGGTGATCTGGGAGTGCCTTTTGTCCTGTATCTGGTGGCAGGTATTGTACCCTGGTTCTTTTTCCAGGATGCCCTGATCGGCGGAACCAATTCCATGCTGGAATATAATTATCTGGTAAAAAAGGTAGTATTCAACATCAGCGTGCTTCCGGTGGTCAAGATCATCTCTGCCATGTTTGTACATGTATTTTTCGTGCTGTTTACCATTATTCTGTATGCAGCGTATGGAAGAATGCCTGATATTTACTATCTGCAGCTGATCTATTACACAGGATGCGTGTTTATTCTGGTGCTGGGCTTATCCTACGCCACTAGTGCCATTGTAATCTTTTTCAGGGACCTGACACAGATCATCAATATTATACTTCAGGTAGGAGTGTGGCTTACACCGATCATGTGGATTGTGGAAACTTCTCCTCTTCAGGGACATCCGGTGATCATGAAGATCCTGAAACTGAATCCGATGTACTATATTGTTTCCGGATACAGAGATACGTTTCTTATGAAAACCTGGTTCTTCCAGCATGCGGGATGGACTGCTTATTTCTGGGTATTCACCATCCTGTGCTTCCTGTTTGGCAGCTGGGTATTTAAACGTCTGCGCATCCATTTTGCGGATGTATTATAA
- a CDS encoding EamA family transporter — translation MKKYAEKKNAGLFIVLHISLLFSSLSGVCSKMAAAQTDLKGFGMWYFAVLLIMAVYAVIWQQILKKLPLTVAYANKPVSLIWGMVWGTLIFKETITWNMILGAVIIFAGIYLVVTADE, via the coding sequence ATGAAAAAATATGCTGAGAAAAAGAATGCAGGGCTTTTTATAGTACTGCATATCAGTCTGCTGTTCAGCTCCCTGAGCGGTGTGTGCTCGAAGATGGCAGCAGCCCAGACTGACTTGAAAGGCTTTGGTATGTGGTATTTCGCAGTACTTCTGATCATGGCAGTTTATGCAGTGATCTGGCAGCAGATCCTGAAGAAACTTCCGCTGACAGTTGCCTATGCAAACAAGCCGGTGAGCCTGATATGGGGAATGGTTTGGGGAACACTGATCTTTAAAGAAACAATAACCTGGAATATGATCCTGGGTGCAGTGATCATTTTCGCAGGAATCTATCTGGTGGTGACTGCTGATGAATAG
- a CDS encoding ATP-grasp domain-containing protein, whose protein sequence is MKKLMILGASYSQLPLINKAREMGIYTIAASTPGDWPGFDAADESAFVDISDPEAILAQARRQQIHGITTCCLDTGVPAIGTVCEKMGLRGPSEKAARTASNKYKMKEAFREAGVQTARHICIHNREELVHALDELNFPVVVKAVDLMGSRGIFRCNTRQEALDNYEKTMEATRQEYCLIEEFIEGTLFGAEAMMKDGKLVYCMIDNTESFISAVPTPVGHSIPFEGGQTLELQAQEQVQAAIEAVGLDNCPVNCDLIHKEGKVYVIEITGRAGATCLPEQIGLYYGINYYEAIIRLAMDMEVESLFAQPPCTASISHTLMSDRDGTVKAINNCNEQTEDIVDLSFNVEPGEMIHAYRNGRDRLGQVIVKGSSLPVCRARLAEVLAKIEIEFEE, encoded by the coding sequence ATGAAGAAACTGATGATTCTGGGAGCCAGCTATTCACAGCTCCCTCTGATAAATAAAGCCAGAGAAATGGGGATTTATACCATTGCAGCCAGTACGCCCGGGGACTGGCCGGGATTTGACGCAGCTGATGAGAGCGCTTTTGTGGATATTTCCGACCCGGAAGCGATCCTTGCACAAGCCCGCAGACAGCAGATCCACGGAATTACCACCTGTTGTCTGGACACAGGGGTTCCTGCCATTGGAACAGTGTGTGAGAAAATGGGGCTTCGGGGCCCGTCAGAAAAAGCAGCTCGAACTGCGTCCAATAAATATAAGATGAAGGAAGCATTCAGGGAAGCCGGGGTGCAGACAGCCAGACATATCTGTATCCATAACAGGGAAGAACTGGTTCATGCACTGGATGAGCTGAATTTCCCGGTGGTGGTCAAGGCTGTGGACCTGATGGGAAGCAGGGGGATTTTCCGCTGCAATACCAGACAGGAAGCTCTGGATAATTATGAGAAGACCATGGAAGCTACCAGACAGGAGTATTGCCTGATAGAGGAATTTATAGAAGGAACACTTTTCGGCGCAGAAGCTATGATGAAGGACGGAAAGCTGGTTTACTGCATGATCGATAATACGGAGAGCTTTATCAGTGCAGTGCCGACTCCGGTAGGCCATTCCATTCCATTCGAAGGTGGACAGACACTGGAGCTTCAGGCACAGGAACAGGTTCAGGCAGCCATTGAGGCAGTAGGGCTGGATAATTGTCCTGTAAACTGTGATCTGATCCATAAAGAGGGAAAGGTCTATGTAATTGAGATCACAGGCCGCGCAGGTGCTACCTGCCTTCCGGAACAGATAGGACTTTACTACGGGATTAATTATTATGAAGCAATCATCCGCCTGGCTATGGATATGGAAGTGGAGAGCCTGTTTGCACAACCGCCCTGCACAGCCAGTATTTCCCATACACTGATGTCAGACAGGGACGGAACAGTAAAGGCAATAAACAACTGCAATGAGCAGACAGAGGATATCGTAGACCTGTCCTTTAATGTCGAACCCGGGGAAATGATCCATGCCTACAGAAACGGCAGGGACAGACTGGGCCAGGTGATCGTCAAAGGCAGCAGTCTGCCCGTATGCCGGGCAAGGCTTGCAGAAGTTTTGGCGAAAATAGAGATTGAATTTGAAGAGTAA
- a CDS encoding ABC transporter ATP-binding protein: MENKKVIQVKNLTKMYKLYDKPSDRLKEALGLTKKKLYKEHYALRDVNFDIQEGECVGIIGTNGSGKSTILKIITGVLTPTQGEVKVDGRISALLELGAGFNMEYSGLENVYLNGTMIGFSKEEIDARLDDILEFADIGDFIHQPVKTYSSGMFVRLAFAVAINIDPEILVVDEALSVGDVFFQAKCYHKFEEFKKQGKTILFVSHDLSSVSKYCDRVILLNKGVKLDEGSPKQMVDLYKQLLVGQDPVKQQEADKEKKAAVQSEGTGNFQANPNMLEYGNRMAEIIHFEVLDDRGMLSNTIEKGTEFKIRMKVHFNEDIQEPIMAYTFKNIKGTEITGTNTMFEKAQVARSGAGDECTVTFTQNMDLQGGEYLLSFGCTGYKDGDFTVFHRLYDACNITVVSSKNTVGFYDMNSRIEIQCEE, from the coding sequence GTGGAAAACAAGAAAGTAATTCAGGTGAAAAATCTCACCAAAATGTATAAATTATATGATAAGCCTTCAGATCGTCTCAAAGAAGCTCTGGGGCTTACCAAAAAGAAACTTTATAAAGAGCATTATGCACTGCGTGATGTAAACTTCGATATTCAGGAAGGGGAATGCGTGGGTATTATCGGAACCAATGGTTCCGGTAAATCCACGATCCTGAAGATCATCACCGGTGTTCTGACTCCTACCCAGGGAGAAGTGAAGGTAGACGGACGTATCTCTGCCCTGCTGGAGCTGGGAGCCGGATTTAATATGGAATATTCCGGCCTGGAGAATGTATACCTGAATGGTACCATGATCGGATTTTCCAAAGAGGAGATCGATGCCAGACTGGACGATATCCTGGAATTCGCAGACATTGGAGATTTTATCCACCAGCCTGTTAAGACATATTCCAGCGGTATGTTCGTGCGTCTGGCTTTTGCTGTCGCTATCAATATTGATCCGGAGATCCTGGTGGTAGATGAGGCACTGTCTGTAGGAGACGTATTCTTCCAGGCCAAGTGCTACCATAAATTCGAAGAATTTAAGAAGCAGGGAAAGACCATCCTGTTCGTAAGCCATGATCTCAGCAGTGTATCCAAGTACTGCGACAGAGTTATCCTGCTGAACAAAGGTGTGAAGCTGGATGAAGGTTCTCCGAAACAGATGGTAGACCTGTACAAACAGCTTCTGGTAGGACAGGATCCTGTGAAACAGCAGGAGGCAGATAAAGAGAAAAAGGCAGCAGTACAGTCCGAAGGCACAGGCAATTTCCAGGCCAACCCCAACATGCTGGAGTATGGAAACCGCATGGCTGAGATCATTCATTTCGAAGTCCTTGATGACAGGGGAATGCTTTCCAATACCATCGAAAAAGGAACGGAGTTTAAGATCCGCATGAAGGTTCATTTCAATGAGGATATCCAGGAGCCGATCATGGCGTATACCTTTAAGAATATTAAAGGAACGGAGATCACAGGAACCAACACCATGTTTGAGAAGGCACAGGTTGCCAGATCAGGTGCCGGTGATGAATGTACAGTCACTTTCACTCAGAACATGGACCTCCAGGGAGGGGAATATCTGCTGTCCTTTGGCTGTACCGGTTACAAGGACGGGGATTTCACTGTGTTCCACAGACTTTATGATGCCTGCAATATTACAGTAGTATCCAGTAAGAATACAGTAGGCTTTTATGATATGAATTCCAGAATAGAAATTCAGTGTGAGGAATAA
- a CDS encoding ATP-grasp domain-containing protein yields MDKKIVIIGANDFQKPLIQKAGEMGYETHVFAWRDGATGARYADHFYDISITEHKKILKECERIKPQAVATIGSDLANITVQYLAEKLGLPGNSRECICCSTNKYAMRQAMKAAGVSVPYFQVTDGKETEKITVPSYPVIVKPTDRSGSRAITRVARHEDLQEAVRNAIDQSFEKKAIIEEYLSGQEYSMEAISYEGTHTCLAVTKKFTTGDPHYIEIGHLQPAPLEPELKEKIIKEIFCALDALKIRNGASHSEFRVDEKGKVHIIEIGSRMGGDCIGSHLVPLSTGQDFVKMVVQTAAGEKPELNCRPLQKCSAIRFIMDQKDLETLKHIEEKYPQNVVEKVLEGQPGTHPVTDSSSRFGFYIFQTDTMEETEQMQLWK; encoded by the coding sequence GTGTTTGCATGGAGAGACGGAGCGACAGGAGCCAGGTATGCGGATCATTTTTATGATATAAGTATTACAGAACATAAGAAGATTCTGAAGGAATGTGAGAGAATAAAGCCCCAGGCTGTGGCAACCATAGGATCAGATCTGGCAAATATTACCGTGCAGTATCTGGCAGAGAAACTGGGGCTTCCGGGAAACAGCAGGGAATGTATCTGTTGTTCCACCAATAAATATGCCATGCGTCAGGCCATGAAAGCAGCTGGTGTTTCTGTGCCTTATTTCCAGGTAACAGATGGGAAAGAGACGGAGAAGATCACCGTGCCCTCATATCCTGTGATTGTGAAACCAACAGACAGATCCGGAAGCCGTGCCATTACCAGAGTGGCGAGACATGAAGATCTGCAGGAAGCGGTCAGGAATGCCATAGACCAGTCTTTTGAGAAAAAGGCGATCATTGAGGAATATCTGTCAGGGCAGGAATACAGTATGGAAGCCATCAGTTATGAAGGAACCCATACCTGTCTGGCTGTCACGAAGAAATTCACCACAGGGGATCCCCATTATATTGAGATCGGACATCTACAGCCGGCACCTCTGGAACCGGAATTAAAAGAGAAGATCATAAAAGAAATCTTTTGTGCCCTGGATGCACTGAAGATCCGAAACGGCGCGTCCCACAGTGAGTTCCGGGTAGATGAGAAGGGAAAGGTACACATCATAGAAATCGGTTCCCGTATGGGCGGAGACTGCATCGGTTCCCATCTGGTACCTCTTTCCACAGGACAGGATTTCGTGAAAATGGTAGTGCAGACTGCAGCAGGAGAGAAGCCGGAACTGAACTGCAGGCCTTTGCAGAAATGTTCTGCCATACGCTTTATTATGGATCAGAAGGATCTGGAAACATTGAAACACATAGAAGAAAAATACCCTCAGAATGTGGTGGAAAAGGTGTTGGAAGGCCAGCCGGGAACCCATCCGGTAACAGACAGTTCCAGCCGTTTCGGTTTTTATATTTTTCAGACAGATACTATGGAAGAAACAGAACAGATGCAGCTCTGGAAGTAA
- a CDS encoding class I SAM-dependent methyltransferase, with amino-acid sequence MGEKIGKVFLDDTLYPGQDLYSDGVIEDELLEIARDYHPEEFNRVIRERESWPILYHFSHIRENILSWLPFTGEEKVLEIGSGCGAVTGALCRKAKEVTCIELSMKRSRINAYRHRDQDNLKILVGNFQEIEKNLTEKYDYITLIGVFEYGEAYIQSQDPYVDFLKIISRHLKPDGKIVLAIENRLGLKYWAGCTEDHFGTLFEGLEGYPRTSGVKTFTQKEFRGILQKAGDLKAAWYYPFPDYKFPMTIYSDEHLPARGELNRTEYNFDRFRLQLFQESPVYDTLLENDLYPQFANSFLLLIGKEQPELKTVYAKFSNERDRRFAICTEITRDEQGSLGVKKLPETKEATEHIRRLSRICTELKKLYQSAGIQVNECRDNSNTDDSKCAAELEFLNGITLEDKLDTLLKEGRTDAVEELLFTYIEKVKQIHEKESFQKTPEFIQVFGDVDLKEGLKCAPVSNIDFLPANIILEEEKTTVIDYEWTFFFPIPSQFLVYRLIHYYLESDGKRESLKDLDFYGKAGLTEKDCRVYGEMEKNFQRYILGSHTAMLSLYDRISPGKADAVQFYEEKKLEALQNLQIFWDAGKDFCEADSGKYPVRNHRVQVELKLPANTAKLRLDPGELRSGVKIHKLLWDNKVPAAFATEGFRLEEDTLYFGGEDPQIIITEIPEGTSSLMIDLEFLDEKKTGQKFWNAYREQERQKGQLMEELKRKEKLVRTVESSKMWKAYRHVKKI; translated from the coding sequence ATGGGAGAAAAAATAGGAAAAGTATTCCTGGATGATACCTTATATCCGGGACAGGATTTATACAGCGACGGTGTCATCGAGGATGAGCTGCTGGAGATCGCCAGGGATTATCACCCGGAGGAATTTAACCGCGTGATCCGGGAGAGGGAAAGCTGGCCCATTCTCTATCATTTTTCCCATATCAGGGAAAACATCTTAAGCTGGCTTCCTTTTACAGGGGAAGAAAAGGTGCTGGAGATCGGTTCCGGCTGTGGCGCTGTTACAGGTGCACTCTGCAGGAAGGCGAAAGAAGTGACCTGTATTGAACTTTCCATGAAACGAAGCAGGATCAACGCCTACAGGCACAGAGATCAGGATAACCTGAAGATCCTTGTGGGAAATTTCCAGGAGATCGAAAAAAACCTTACTGAGAAATATGATTATATTACACTGATCGGTGTATTTGAATACGGGGAGGCCTATATTCAGAGCCAGGATCCGTATGTGGATTTCCTGAAGATCATTTCCAGACATCTGAAACCCGATGGAAAGATCGTGCTTGCCATTGAGAACCGCCTGGGACTGAAATACTGGGCAGGATGTACGGAAGATCATTTCGGAACCTTATTCGAAGGGCTGGAAGGATATCCCAGAACCAGCGGTGTAAAGACTTTTACACAGAAGGAATTCAGGGGAATCTTACAGAAAGCAGGGGATTTAAAAGCTGCCTGGTATTATCCATTCCCGGATTACAAGTTCCCAATGACTATCTATTCCGATGAGCATCTGCCTGCCAGAGGTGAGCTGAACCGTACGGAATACAATTTCGACAGATTCCGTCTGCAGCTGTTTCAGGAGTCACCGGTATATGACACTTTGCTGGAAAATGATCTCTATCCGCAGTTCGCCAATTCTTTCTTACTTCTGATCGGGAAAGAACAGCCGGAACTGAAGACTGTTTATGCGAAATTCTCCAATGAGAGAGACCGCAGATTTGCCATCTGCACAGAGATCACCAGGGATGAACAGGGCAGTCTGGGAGTAAAGAAACTTCCGGAAACAAAGGAAGCCACAGAACATATCCGCAGACTTTCCAGAATTTGTACAGAGCTGAAGAAATTATATCAGAGTGCGGGAATCCAGGTAAATGAATGCAGAGACAACAGCAATACGGATGACAGTAAATGTGCGGCAGAGCTTGAATTCCTTAATGGGATCACCCTGGAAGATAAACTGGATACTCTTCTGAAAGAAGGCAGAACCGATGCAGTGGAGGAATTACTGTTTACCTATATTGAGAAAGTAAAACAGATCCATGAGAAAGAAAGTTTCCAGAAAACACCGGAATTTATCCAGGTATTCGGAGATGTGGATCTGAAAGAAGGACTGAAATGTGCCCCTGTTTCCAATATTGATTTCCTTCCTGCCAATATTATTCTGGAGGAAGAGAAGACCACAGTAATCGATTATGAGTGGACGTTCTTTTTCCCGATACCTTCCCAGTTTCTGGTTTACCGTCTCATCCACTATTATCTGGAGAGCGATGGTAAACGTGAGAGCCTGAAAGACCTGGATTTCTATGGAAAAGCAGGGCTCACAGAGAAAGACTGCAGGGTATACGGGGAAATGGAAAAGAATTTCCAGCGCTATATACTGGGAAGCCACACAGCCATGCTCAGCCTCTATGACAGAATTTCCCCGGGCAAAGCAGACGCAGTGCAGTTTTATGAGGAAAAGAAGCTGGAAGCATTACAGAATCTGCAGATCTTCTGGGATGCAGGAAAGGATTTCTGTGAGGCGGATTCCGGGAAATATCCTGTGAGAAACCACAGGGTACAGGTGGAATTAAAGCTTCCTGCCAATACTGCGAAACTTCGTCTGGATCCCGGTGAACTGCGAAGCGGTGTGAAGATCCATAAACTTCTCTGGGATAATAAAGTTCCGGCAGCATTTGCTACAGAAGGGTTCCGCCTGGAGGAAGACACACTTTACTTCGGCGGGGAAGATCCCCAGATCATTATCACAGAGATTCCGGAAGGGACCTCTTCCCTGATGATCGATCTGGAATTCCTGGATGAGAAGAAAACAGGACAGAAATTCTGGAATGCCTACCGCGAGCAGGAAAGACAAAAAGGGCAGCTGATGGAAGAACTGAAGAGAAAAGAGAAGCTGGTCCGTACCGTAGAAAGCAGCAAAATGTGGAAAGCCTACAGACATGTAAAGAAGATCTGA
- the rffA gene encoding dTDP-4-amino-4,6-dideoxygalactose transaminase, whose amino-acid sequence MIDFNRPAFVGSELEYIQDAIHRGMLCGDGIYTKKCSQWMEKEFDVSRVMLTTSCTHALEMAAFLCDIQPGDEVIMPSYTFVSTADAFVLRGAKIVFVDIRPDTMNLDEKLIEQAITPKTKVIVPVHYAGVACEMDTIMDIAHRHGLKVVEDAAQGVDACYKGKALGTIGDFGCYSFHETKNFTMGEGGALLFQKEEYLEKAEILREKGTDRSKFFRGQVDKYRWMDYGSSYLPSELNAAYLYAQLEAKDKIQKKRMEIYEYYHRNLADLAAEGKVEQPYVPQECEHNAHMYYLKVKDMKVRTRLLAYLRENGICSVFHYVPLHSAPAGQKFGRFAGEDVYTTKESERLLRLPMFYNLDMEDVKRIVDVIHKFQEF is encoded by the coding sequence ATGATTGATTTTAACAGACCTGCGTTCGTAGGTTCAGAACTGGAGTATATTCAGGATGCCATTCACAGAGGAATGCTCTGTGGGGATGGCATTTATACAAAGAAGTGCTCACAGTGGATGGAGAAGGAATTTGACGTCAGCCGGGTTATGCTGACCACATCCTGCACCCATGCGCTGGAGATGGCAGCCTTTCTCTGTGATATTCAGCCGGGTGACGAGGTGATCATGCCCTCCTATACCTTTGTGTCTACTGCAGACGCTTTTGTACTGAGGGGAGCGAAGATCGTATTCGTGGATATCCGCCCGGATACCATGAATCTGGATGAGAAGCTGATCGAACAGGCCATCACGCCGAAGACGAAGGTGATCGTGCCTGTCCACTATGCAGGAGTGGCCTGTGAGATGGATACGATCATGGATATTGCACACAGACACGGCCTGAAAGTTGTGGAAGATGCAGCCCAGGGCGTGGATGCCTGTTATAAAGGCAAAGCACTGGGAACCATCGGAGATTTCGGATGCTACAGCTTCCATGAGACCAAAAATTTCACCATGGGAGAAGGGGGTGCCCTTCTTTTCCAGAAGGAAGAATATCTGGAGAAGGCCGAGATCCTGAGAGAAAAGGGAACAGACAGAAGTAAATTTTTCCGGGGCCAGGTGGACAAATACCGCTGGATGGATTACGGTTCTTCTTATCTTCCCAGCGAGCTGAATGCGGCATATTTGTATGCACAGCTTGAGGCGAAGGATAAGATTCAGAAGAAGCGTATGGAGATTTATGAGTATTATCATCGCAACCTGGCAGATCTGGCAGCAGAGGGCAAGGTAGAACAGCCTTATGTCCCACAGGAGTGTGAACATAATGCGCATATGTATTATCTTAAGGTAAAAGATATGAAAGTCCGTACCAGACTTCTGGCATACCTGCGGGAAAACGGAATCTGCAGTGTGTTCCATTATGTACCTCTTCATTCTGCGCCTGCAGGACAGAAGTTCGGCAGATTTGCAGGGGAAGATGTATACACTACGAAAGAGAGCGAGCGCCTTCTGCGACTTCCTATGTTCTATAACCTGGACATGGAAGATGTAAAAAGGATCGTAGATGTGATTCATAAATTTCAGGAATTCTGA